The DNA region GAGAACATGTCCTTTgactttttatgtttcttattgtTTGTGTGTTCACAGAAGATGGAGAGCGTGAGGTATGCCAAAANNNNNNNNNNNNNNNNNNNNNNNNtttttttttttttttttgaagaatgtgtattttcatctctttgtcaACAGAAAGTAAGGTCCCAGGTCATCTGCTCCAGGCATGACTGCATTAAACCACACGGCTGTCAGCCACACGGTCTTCCGCTTACTGGGCATCCCCGGCCTTGAGGACCAGCACAGGTGGATTTCCATCCCCTTCTGCATTTCCTATGTCATCGCCCTGCTTGGGAACAGCCTGCTCGTCTGCATTATCCTCACCAAGCGCAGCCTCCGTGAACCCATGTACCTCTTCCTCTGCATGCTGGCCGTGGCAGATGTTGTCCTCTCCACATGCACAGTACCTCAGGCCTTGGCCATCTTCTGGTTCCGTGCTGGGGAGACCTCCCTGGATCGCTGCATCACTCAGTTCTTCCTCATCCATTGCACCTTCATCTCTGAGTCAGGGGTCTTGCTGGTGATGGCGTTTGACCGCTACATTGCCATATGCTACCCACTGAGATACACCACTATTCTTACACGTGCTCTGATCGGGAAAATCGGTGTGACCATCTTCTTGAGAAGTTATTGTACGATTTTCCccataatatttcttttgaaaagattgaCTTTCTGCCAAAATAATATTATCCCACATACCTACTGTGAACACATTGGCTTGGCCAAATATGCTTGTAACAACATTCGAGTGAACATCTGGTATGGACTTTTTGT from Ailuropoda melanoleuca isolate Jingjing unplaced genomic scaffold, ASM200744v2 unplaced-scaffold74291, whole genome shotgun sequence includes:
- the LOC117800676 gene encoding olfactory receptor 52B4-like; this encodes MTALNHTAVSHTVFRLLGIPGLEDQHRWISIPFCISYVIALLGNSLLVCIILTKRSLREPMYLFLCMLAVADVVLSTCTVPQALAIFWFRAGETSLDRCITQFFLIHCTFISESGVLLVMAFDRYIAICYPLRYTTILTRALIGKIGVTIFLRSYCTIFPIIFLLKRLTFCQNNIIPHTYCEHIGLAKYACNNIRVNIWYGLFVIMSTVVLDVLLIFVSYVLILRAVFHMPSQEARHKALNTCGSHVCIIVFFYGPAIFTTLTQQFGHHIPPHIHILLANVCILVPPVMNPIIYGIKTK